TTGTCACTTTTAAAACTTTAACCAACTGGATATGTGTGATAACACTTTATTATggcttaattttacattttattgttgATTAATGATGCTGCGCATTTTTCATCTTTGACCATTCACTTATTTCCTTTATGAAGTGTGTAGTCAAGTCTTTTGTCCATTTCTCATTGAATTGTTTGCTTTTGATTATTGATTTGTGAGATATCTTTACACATTTATTACAAATATTTGCATCCAATGCGTCTCATACCTACCCATGTTTTTATTAATATCATTTGAAGAACACAGTTTTTAATTTAAgtaaatctaatttttaatttatttatggccCATGCTTTTCTGGCCTTTCTAAGAAATCTGCACCAACTCCATGTTTATGAAAATTCTCTCTCACATTCCCCATGGAAATGCTTTTACATTTAGGTCACTAATCCaattgagaagataaataaaatagacaaaccattagccagactcatcaagaagaaaagggagaagaatcaaatcaacagaattagaaatgaaaatggagaaatcacaacagacaacacagaaatacaaaggatcattagAGACTACtctcagcaactatatgccaataaaatggacaacttggaagaaatggataaattcttagaaaagtataaccttccaaaactgaaccaggaagaaatagaaaatcttaacagacccatcacaagcatggaaatcaaaactgtaatcaaaatcttccaacaaataaaagcccaggaccagatggcttcccaggtgaattctaccaaaaatttagagaagagctaaaacctattctactcaaactcttccagaaaattgcagaggaaggtaaactgcaaaactcattctgtgaggccaccatcaccctaataccaaaaccagacaaagatgatacacaaaaaagaaaactataggtcaatatcactgatgaacatagatgcaaaaatcctcaacaaaattctagcaaagagaatccaacaacatgttaaaaagatcatacatcatgggctgggctttatcccagagatgcaatgattctttaatatctgcaaattagtcaatgtgatacaccacattaacaaattgaaagataaaaaccatatgattatctcaataaatgcagagaaagcctttgacaaaactcaacatccattaatgattaaagaaaaaaaaaaaaaacctccagaaagcaggcatagaaggaacgtacctcaacataataaaagccatatatgataaacccacaccAAACATTATCATctatggtgaaaaattgaaagcatttcccctaaagtcaggaacaagacaagggtgcccactctcaccactactattcaacatacttttggaagttttagccacagcaatcagagaagagaaaggaaaaaaggaatccagattggaaaagaagtaaaactctcactatttgcagatgacatgatcctctacatagaaaaccctaaagacaccaccagaaaattactagagctaatcaatgaatatagtaaagttgcaggatataaaattaacacagagaaatcccttgcattcctatacactaacaataagaaaacagaaagagaaattaataaatcaattccattcaccattgcaatgaaaagaataaaatacttaggaataaatctacctaaagaaacaaaagacctatatatagaaaactatacaacactgatgaaagaaatcaaaaaggacacaaatagatggagaaatataccacatTCATgggtcagaagaatcaatacagtgaaaatgagtataatgcccaaagcaatttacagattcaatgcaatccctatcaagctagcAATGGTAtctttcagagaactagaacaaataatttcacaatttgtatgaaaatacaaaaaacctcaaatagccaaagccatcttgagaaagaagaatgaatggaactgaaggaatcaacctgcctgacttcagtctctactacaaagccacagtcatcaagacagtatggtactagcacaaagacagaaatatagatcaatggaacaaaatagaaagcccagagataaatccaccacctatggacaccttatctttgacaaaggaggcaagaatatacaatggagaaaagacaatctctttaacaagtggtgctgggaaaactggtcaaccacttgtaaaagaatgaaactagaacactttctaacgccatacacaaaaattcactcaaaatggattaaagatctaaatgtaagaccagaaactataaaactcctagaggagaacataggcaaaacaaactctgacataaatcacagcaggatcctctatgacccacctcccagagtaatggaaataaaagcaaaagtaaacaaatgggacctaattaaactcaaaagcttttgcacaatgaaggaaactataaacaatgtgaaaagacagcctcgagaatgggagaaaataatagcaaatgacgcaactgacaaagaattcttctcaaaaatatacaagcagctcatgcagctcaattccagaaaaataaatgacccaatcaaaaaatgggccaaagaactaaacagacaattcaccaaagaagacatactgatagctaacaaatacatgaaaagatgctcaacatcattcattattagagaaatgcaaatcaaaaccacaatgaggtaccatctcatgccaatcagaatgactgctatcaaaaagtctataaacaataaatgctgaagagggtgtggagaaaagggaaccctcttacactgttggtgggaatgcaaactagtacagccactatggagaacagtgtggagattccttaaaaactggaaatagaactgcaatacaacccagcaatcccactgctgggcatacacaccaaggaaaccagaattgaaagagacacgtgtaccccaatgttcatcacagcactgtttacaatagctaggacgtggaagcaacctagatgtccattggcaaacaaatggataagaaagctgtggtacatatatacaatggaatattactcagctattaaaaagaattgatttgaatcagttctaatgcggtggatgaaactggagcctattatacagagtgaattaagtcagaaaggaaaacaccaatatagtatattaacacatatatatggaatttagaaagatgataacgatgaccctatatgctagacagcaaaagagacacggatgtaaagaacagacttttggactctgtgggagaaggtgagggtgggatgatttgagagaagagcattgaaacatgtttattaccatatgtgaaatagattgccagtccaggttcgatgcgtGAGACAGAGCACTCAAAGCCGGTGAACTAGGATGACCCTGATGGATGGGatgggaaaggaggtgggagaggggttcaggatgggggacacaggtacacccatggatgattcatgtgaatgtatggcaaaaaccactacaatattgtaaagtaattagcctccaattaaaattaataaattaacttacaaaaataaataaataaaataattttttataaaaagtaaggtaacACTCAAAATTTGGTTTTTACTGAtggtttttctgctttatttgttGAAAGCACTATACTTTCCCCTTTGAAACGCTCTGGCATTTTGATTAAACATTGTCTGAGTGACATGTGTGGGTGTGGATTCACATTCTGCTCCATTGACCTACTTGTCAGTACTTCATGCCAGTTGTGCAAACTTGATTACTATGTTTTACAGTACTATCACAGTTTTTAAACATGTGGGTTTTATGTTTCCATGAGAACTATATGCACCTTCACCTCCAAATCCTCCAGCTGCCCCTTTGTTATTCAAATGAATGTTTTCAATTCCTCATTTCCTTTTAATCGCCTACAAATATTCCATGGATGATGTCTATATATCATCTCTGCGGTGGAATAGTTCAGTGGCATGAAGAAACTAGAAGAGCAACAGCTTTGGTCCTTGAATCCTTTGCTCCCAGGACCATGTCACTGAGAAGTAGCCACTTTCATAAGCGCCTTCTCTGGGACTCCTTAAATTTACAGTCTCTGTAAAGGTCTTTTTGTGTTATTGTAAAAAATGATTCTGTATGTTTCAATAGCAGATTTGTGTAAATCTTCTTGGACTTACTTTGGAAACATATAAAAGGCAGTGGTTTTCCTTTACTGATCTGGCCCCTTTATTCTGCCCAATAgaagttttcttctccaggtttaGGAAATGGATGTTTAAAAAGCCACCAGAAACCAAAGAATGTTGTGGCTAGTCCCCTTGCTTACTAAATCTGTAGGCTTTCCCTGCCTTGTCTCCTAGGCTACACTATCAACCAGGTGATTTTGCCTGAAACTTTCATGGGTATTTCATTCAAGTAATTCCAGAGTTAGATGTTTCATTCTATCCTAAGAACTTACCCTTATCACATTATCAGTGTATTGAGTTTTATCATAACTACCAAAGTGTATTAACCTTCTCTAGCAGCTTTACCTTCTCGTGAAGTTGGCCCTTCACCATCCATTGCACCATCTTGATTCTTACTACTACTGCCtgaaagtaaagaatccacacgcaatgcaggagatgtgggttcgatccctggattgggaagatccccaggagaagggaaaggctacccactccaatattctggcctggaaaattccatggactatatagtccatggggtcgcaaggagttggacacgactgagtgactttcactttcactgcctgAACCTGGGttttcatgttgttgtttttttttcctttcctaatatGCAGTTGAAAAAGCTCTTTAGTTGATCTTTCTGCCTTAAGGCTTACCTTCCTCCCATCTTTCTTCACATACTAATTACATCTCTAAATATAAATGTGGTCATATGACAGTTACATTGGCTGTATTTAAATTACTCTCCCAATTTTGAAAGATAAGAATCCTTCATCCTAGTATTGTATATATGTTCCTTCATAATTAGTCTGATTTTTCTGACTTTCTTAAACACCCTATTCTTCTTATATAATTACAAAGACTACAAGCTCCTTGAGGTCTATGTCTGTTTAGTCTTTGTACTCACAGTTCATACCACATAGTagccaataaatacatatttatatattgaataaatattgattcactcagaaaagcaaaaaaaaagaacacaaaaaaactgtaaataaaaaaaCTCTCAAAGTTATTTTATCCAAttcttttaacaaaataataatatttgatgGCTTTATTGAGTGGTCAATATTCACATCAGCTAAAACATCATCATATAAGAGATCCTTATGGTCTTGGAACTGTTCAATATATTGACTGTGGTGGTGGATACACAAACCTACAGGAGTTAAAACTGTGTACaacttaacatacacacacataaataaatctGGGAAAATCTGAATAATCTGTGGTTTATATCAATGTCCAAATACTAGTTGTGATATTATGGTGCAGTCTGCTAATCATTACCATTGGGGGAATCTGGGCAAAGTTTCTCTCTGTATACAAGGGATCTCTCTGTATTAGTTCTTATAACTTTATATTACAGTTATaccaataaaaatttcaattaaaaaagacactgacttttatttaccttttgtgtcttcattaaaaatctaaataacttTCAACATGGTTTTGTTTCATACATATTATTATAGTATTTTGAGTCTTCCAGTGAATTTCCAAGTTAAAACAATTAATGAGTCTGTTCCTGGGCACCCATGACACCTACCTCAATGTACCTTGTTTGAtgctgcatttatttttctcccttacCCAACGATGACCTTTGCGAATGCAGAGATTTGGGTCTTTCTGTGTTTCTATTGTTTATAATGTGCTTTGTGCTATATATGTGTGctctgtgctaagttgcttcagttgtgtcaaactctctgtgaccctgtgaactatagcctgcccatgggattttccaggcaagaatactggagtgggtggccatttccttctccagggaacatcCCTTAAATTATTGCCATTAAAAGGCTGCTTAAGCTGGAACTCTGCACAGggagagaaagtaaaaaattactgttttcattaAAGAATTAATTGAAATGTCCcttaaaagtatcaattcttctttttttagtataATTCTTGTTGGTGTTTaacttaattataaataaaagttagTCATATCTGATCTGTGTTGATTATTTACTTTGAGAAAACACTAACTCACTTTTTCAGTTTCAACAGAGCTTTCTTCACTTCCTTGTTCCTTAGGGTGTAGACCACAGGGTTCAGAAGGGGTGTCAGCACAGTGTAGAAAACAGTCACAACCCTGTCCATAGCCTCCTTGGAGCCTGGTCTCAGGTAAATGAAAGCACagggaacaaagaaacaaagaaccaCAATGCAGTGGGAGGCACAGGTCTGGAAGGCTCTCCCTCTCCCTGCCGAGGTGCGGATCTTCAGGATGGAATGGACGATGGACACGTAGGACAGCACAATAAGAAGAAAGCAGCCCAAGGCCACCAACCTAATGTTGACAAAGATCACCATCTCCACGGTGGACGTATCTGCACAGGCCAGTTTGAGGATAGACGGTGCGTCACAGATGTAATGCTGGATCTGGTTGGGTCCACAGAAGGGCAAATGGAATGTCGGTGTGGTCTGGGCAGCAGAGTGCAGAGAGCCACTGAGCCATGTGGTTGTGGCCATGATGGCACACGTCCTCCCACTCATCATGCTTGCGTACCTGAGTGGGTAACTGATGGCCAGGAAGTGGTCATAGGACATGACGGTGTAGAGGAAGCACTCGGTGCTGCCCAGAAAGTCAAAGGAGTAGAACTGGGCCACGCAGCTGGAAAAGGAGATAGGACTGCCTTCAGGTGACACCAGGGTCATCAGCATTTTCAGCATAGTGACCGTGGAGTACCACATGTCAATGAAGGGCAGGTTGCTCAGGAAgtagtacatgggggtgtgcaggTGGGGATTCGATATAATCACTAGCATGATGAGATTTCCCACCACAGTGAGGACATAGATCACCAGGAAGATTCCAAAGAGGACCGTGTCCAGCTCTGGTGGGTGGGGAAGGCCCGAGAGGACGAACGTCATCACTAGGCTCGCATTTGTCATGTCTCCTCTGTATGGTACTCTGTTCCTACAGGAAGGACAGCAAATCCAACACTGACATATTTCATATAAGAACATATTTCAGTATGAAATATACCAACTGCATCTTAGCTTATAGAGAAAACAATGGATAAATTTATCTATTACAAAGATAGCAGATAGCATGTTTGCTTCATCATGGGGCTCTGAGGAGGAATGGTTGTTTCTCTATTGCAGAACCTAAATCACCcaatagaaaagaaacagcaaaattaaaaagaggactaaatttatatgaaatcagCTAAATAGAAAAGAGGAGTAaattttatagtgttttttctgtGGAAttaggaaagatatacccaaactAGCTACTTTTCAGAGTTGATAGCTACTCTAAGAATAaagcctctctctctttctctttttctttttctctttctgtttttctctaacATACTTGCCTATACAGACACCATAGAGACAGACAGAAATATACGCCACATTCACACATACTTCCAAACATACAGATTTTGTCTTTTGATCATCAGAGGGTTTCCACAATAAATAtaagctgccatatgacccagcaatcccactcctgggcatacacaccgaggaaaccagatctgaaagagacacgtgctccccaatgttcatcgcagcactgtttataattgccaggacatggaagcaacctagatgctcatcagcagatgaatggataaggaagctatggtacatatacacaatggaatattgctcagccattaaaaagaatacatttgaatcagttctaatgagatggatgaaactggagcccattatacagagtgaagtaagccagaaagataaagaccaatacagtatactaatgcatatatatggaatttaaaaagatggtaacgataacccaatatgcaaaacataaaaagagacacagatgtacagaacagactttgggactcagtgggagaaggcgagggtgggatgttctgagagaacagcattgaaacaagtatactatcaagggtgaaacagatcaccagcccaggctggatgcatgagacaagtgctcagggctggtgcactgggaagacccagagggatgggatggggaacacatgtaaatccatggctgattcatgtcaaggtatggcaaaagccactataatattgtaaagtaattagcctccaactaataaaaataaatgaaaaaaaaatacagtaaaaaaaaaaaaaaagatcctaaagatttccccggtggctcagtcagtaaagaatctgcctgaaatgcaggagacgtggggcttgatctctaggtcaggaagatcccctggagaagtacatggcaacccactttattATActtagctggagaatcccatggcccgaggagcctggcgggctacagtccatggggtcgcaaagagtcagacacaactgcagcaactgagcacacaaagaGACCTTCATCCTTGATTGTGGAGAGAAAACTGCCTTCCTAAAGCTCTCTGGTCAGCCGTAGATGTGTCAAGTCAGGAGCCCAATACTGGTCCAGCATTAGTTGAAGCCAGATTCCTCCATCCCACCCTAGACCATGGTCTCTTGTTTCTAAGTGAAATCTGGCACCAAACTTAGGCACTGGTGGTCAGAATATCACTGCTTTCCTCAATTCCTCTTATACaatgtttatttgtatttataaatttttattttatctccttTCCCTCCAGGATTTTAAGCAGTAAATCATCTTCCTTAAAAAGTGGATCAACGCcagccaggttggatgcatgagacaagtgctcagggctggtgcactgggaagacccagagggatgggatgggtagggaggtgggagggaggatcaagatggggaacacatgtaaatccatggctgattcaatgcaatgtatggcaaaaaccactacaatattgtaaagtaattagcctccaactaataaaaataaatgaaaaaaaaatgtgtgatcAAATCATCTCACAGTGTATTTAGAGATGGCCATGAAGGGTTCAATCTACTTAAATAGTAATGAATAGAACTAAACTGTATCTATGGGAATTGAGTCCTAAGACTGAATATTTATATTTGctataaaacaaatacaaatgtgCTTTTAAAAGTAAAGGATAATAGGTAgcctgaaatcatttttttttttttggcgggggggggggggggatttctATTATTCCAGGACTCATActgtaagtatttttattttgttttattttgtttgagtGATCTGAGTGAACAATTACatattcaaagagaaaatgaatgaaatgaagaaatgaagagaaatttgGTTGGACACCTGGACCCCTGTAAGAGAAGAGGAACATTTCTCCTTGAATTTTGAAGATGCAAATGCCACAGAGTCATATCAGCAACACACTTCTATTCTATTCTGGAGCATGTGATAAAATcagagtttttcttttgtttaaaatggAGAGTTGAAAAGCTATGGTGCATGGAGGAAGAACTTTATTGACTTGTAATTTTATGGAATTTCATATTGTCTTTTTTATAAAATGACACAAAGGTGGTTCCATAAGCCATAACAAAAGCAATATCTGCTTATGCTGAAGATGTAAAACAAAATTATGACCATAAACACATTGTAATCACCCCAAAATTCCAAGCAATGAAAAACACTAAGATTTTGCTACTTACCAATCTTACAACTAGGATTTGGACCATtaagtaaaattcaaaatttaaagaaactGTCCATCTTTGATGAGTAAAGTGCTTCTTTTTCCCCTCATAGACAAAACCACTAGAGGAAAAGCTAGAGAAACattgattttaaataatataacttTAGATTGCTTTGATATCTCAAGAGATATTGTTTTGGCTCTTGAATCCTCGTGGATGAGAATGTTCCATATTGTGATAAATAATtagctttttttcccaaatgCCTTTCTTTGCATTTGATGGGCCATCATTCCATAAGACTTTTTACTTAGCCCAAAATTAAATTCCAAGTTAAATACCTATGACACTCTTGGTTAAAAAATTCCTTGTGCTGGGAATGATTTGGTTTTATGGtattgggttttgttttctttgatttcttctttaaattcaaGGTGAAAAATGTGGGCTTTAAACCCCACAAGAATAATTCTCTGGTGAAGTTCATCGTCTCTTTGATGACTCTTGCACTGTCTGGTGATCAGGGCCATCATAAGGAGAAGTTCTGGGGCTTCTTTGCTCTGGGAATGATTTGAGACTTACTTCCAGATAAACAGCTTGCTAATTAAGCTTCTTCCCTTTGGGACTTAGCAGACTGCAGTTTCCTTGTCAAGAATGGTTGATCTCTCACCATCCATTGGTGATGGTCTGATTCAGAGACTTTCTCTCTTTTCAGAGATTTCTGCCTTTGTATTTTtaatccttttgttgttgttgttcagttgctcagtcatgtcggactctttgtgaccccattccTGTAGCATGTCaagtttccctgttcttcaccatttcctggagcttgctcaaactcatgtcaattgagttggtgatgccatccaaccatttcatcctctgtcatcccctcctcctcctgccttcagtcttttccagcatcagggtcttttccagtgagtcaactcttcacatcaggtgaccaaagaattggagctccagcttcagcatcagaccttccaatgaatatgcagggttgatttcctttagaattacctggttgtatctccttgaagtccaagggactctcaagagtcttctccaataccacaggtcaaaagcatcaattcttcagagttcagccttctttctggcccaactctcacatccatacatgactatcggaaaaaccatagctttgaataaatgaacatttgtcagcaaagtaatgtcattACTTTTCAATATATAGACAATTTACCCTTTcaaattatgtaattatatatttatttacatgaaaACAGAAACATGAATGAAATAATTGGGATAGAGAGCAACCATATacacaatttaaatatatattctcaTGAAAGTTGAAGATATATGGAAGTTGAATCTGAACGAACTCCAACAATATTTCTCAGCTCCTAAATCTGTGTTGCAATGACCGGTattgcaaaaaaaataataaagcagtgTAAATCTTTGCTGTATTTAAAACTTTAGTATAGcacatagcataaaattttacttaaaacacaagtgcacacacccacatgcacacaccaattcttaaaatcttaTTCCATAAAcatcaaaaacaagaaataactTGATTAAAAAGAGGGTAAAGGTCTCATATGGACAGTCTACAAAGAAAACACaacaagcatataaaaagatggtcaatatcaataatcattagggaaattcaaatcaaattcaccatgagatatcacctcacaaccaaaggaaaaaagaaaagaaatgtggagGAACTGGAACCATtatgcattgttggtgggaattcTAAAATAGTGTATCCACAATGGAAAAAACAGTATGGGGattctttcaaaaatttaaaaataaaattactctaTGATTCAGCAATTTTACTTCTGAGTATACACCTAAAAGGATCCTGAATGTTCATATTTATAGAATGttaacagcagcattatttaaaataggtaGCAGGTGGAAGCTATTCAAGTGTACATTGGTGATGAATGGATAGTCAAAATGTGATGTATACATACATGGAACATTATGCACACTTTAAAAGGGAAAGGAATTGACACAGATGGATGCTTCTAGATGGGTGAAACTTGAGGAGATTGTGTTAAGTGATTTAAGAAGTcacaaaagacaaataatgtagGAATCAAATTATATGAAGTTTTTAGAGTAGTGAAAtgatagaaaaagaaggaagaattgtggttgccaggggctggggaagggggaaaTAGATGAATATAAGTTAACGGATATAGAGTTTCCTTTTGCTATATGAAAAAGTTGCAAAGTTCGGTTGCTCAATAGCATGAATATAGTTAACACTATTGAACTGTGTActgaaaatggttaagatggtaaatttaagCGTTGTATTGCTTTTCCACTATTTAAAATGAGGCTCATTTGttatggacatgtacacactgctctatttaaaatggataatctacTGCatggcacagggagctctgctcaaagTGATGTGGTAGCCTgcatgggaggggaatttgggggagagtggatacatgtatatgtgtggctgagtcccttcgctgttcactgaaactagcacaacattgttaatcagctataatccaatataaaataataagtaaaaagaaGCCTCCTTCTCTGGTTCTCACATATCCTGAGATTTTTGAGTTTGCtagttctcttctttttcttataacTTCATCTACTCTTGAACCCACTCAAATTACTGTTAAATTGTTGAATACCTCAGTTTgctgtgggcagagaagagtcagaaatgcagtctTAGGTAGGCTTCAGGGGGTCTGCCTGGAGTTATCATTTGTGTCCTTACTCCTTACCAGACAGTGTGCAATTCAGTTGCTTTACATGTTATATCTCATTTATCTACAAACAATGCTGAGATTACTTTACAGAAGGTGAAACATGGCTTAGGGATATTGGGTAGATTTCTGTAAATTACAGTTTGTGCATAGAATTGGGATTCCGTCTCAAATCTTCATGCAGCTCTACTCAATATAGCAGTTTtgccaaaattttgaaaataaacatacacacaccaaaACATCTTAcctcagcttttttttctttcaatatctcTGACATAtgagtgttagttactcagtcttttctgactcttcaatctcatggactgtagcctgctagtctcctctgtccatggaattcttcaggcaagaatactggagtggattgccattctcttctccagatgtATGAGAGTATTC
Above is a genomic segment from Cervus elaphus chromosome 2, mCerEla1.1, whole genome shotgun sequence containing:
- the LOC122705391 gene encoding olfactory receptor 10G9-like, producing MTNASLVMTFVLSGLPHPPELDTVLFGIFLVIYVLTVVGNLIMLVIISNPHLHTPMYYFLSNLPFIDMWYSTVTMLKMLMTLVSPEGSPISFSSCVAQFYSFDFLGSTECFLYTVMSYDHFLAISYPLRYASMMSGRTCAIMATTTWLSGSLHSAAQTTPTFHLPFCGPNQIQHYICDAPSILKLACADTSTVEMVIFVNIRLVALGCFLLIVLSYVSIVHSILKIRTSAGRGRAFQTCASHCIVVLCFFVPCAFIYLRPGSKEAMDRVVTVFYTVLTPLLNPVVYTLRNKEVKKALLKLKK